The genomic region TTCCGCCTTTGATTGTTTCCAAGGAAGATATTGACAGGTGTATTGCTATCCTTGATGAGGCCTTTGCCTCATTGGCATAATCTGCTTTCATTTTGATAAAAGATCCGACTTGTTTGTTGGGTTGGATCTTTGTTTTACAAAATAGTTATTTATAGAAAGCGTAATTGATTTTGTGACTAAAATCCCAGTTATTACTATATTAGTTCAATATATCAATCCTTTTTAGGAATTATAGTTTGGAATCTTATTTTCAGTATCACAGAGGATGTTGTCAGCCAACTGTACGGTTGGTTCATCAGTTGTTGCCAGTTTTATTTCTTTTTCAAGCGGTATCATGGACTGACGTTCCCAATCTTTGAGATGACTTGGGAAAACAGGGAAATTCCTTTCCTTGAAAGGTTGTGGGACATAAGGTGGCAGGATGCCCAGTTTGTCTTGTTGTACCATTCCGGGATGTCCCCATTCTTTTTCCTAATTTTTTAGTTCTTCATAGTATGGTCTGCTAATTTCTGTATATGTATCCTTTTGATCACAAAGGAGGTTTTCCGCTTCATTACCTGCTTGTGTAAGGTCAAACAGTTCCATCTGTCCGTCACCGAAAAAGTAATTGAACTTGAATTTCCCGTCTGTGATGCTGAGCCATCTTTTATTCCCCTGATTATATTCTATGATTTCCTTGTTTCTGTCTCTTTTCTCTTCCGAGGAGAAAAGGCTTTCTCCTGGCAGTTTGATTTCAGCAGGATAAGAAACTTGGGTTATGTCCAGGAATGTCGGTAAGATATCATATAAATCAATGAAAGCATTGTCACTGACCTGAAGTTCGTTTTCCTTAGGAGGTTTGCAGATGAAAGGAATTCTGCATGCTTGATCATATGGTAGGAATTTCTGGAATGTACCATAGTCGCCGAGCATTTCACCATGGTCTGAAGTGAAGATGACCAACGTATTGTCGTAAAGGTCTTTTTCCTTAAGCTTATCGATGATTTTTCCGATTTGGTAATCGACAAAAGCAACTGAACAGTGATAGAGCCTGACAGCTCTCCTGAATTCTTCACGGCTACTGAACTCTGCAATTGCCTTGTTTCCTTCTGCGATGGCACAGAGCGGAGTCTTTGATGCCAAAGGGGCAGGTAACTCTATATCATCATATAGATGCGCCCAGTCTGCCGGTACATTGAACGGGGGGTGGGGAGCAATGAAGGATGTCCAGTACATGAATGGCCTGGATCCATCCCTTTCTTCAAGGAGAGCAATGGTTTTGTCTGCCACAAAGGAAGAACCATGGAGTTCATCTGGGAGCAAAGACTGTTGCGGCCGCATGTAGAGGTAATTTCTGACACCATGGACAGAAGCTATATTTCCATAGCCATTTGCAGCCAAATACTGCAGATATTCATCGTCTTCCCTGTATTTTGGGTATTCTTCCATGAGATACATTCGATTGAATCCATGGCTGCAACGTACCGGGGCAAAGTGCATTTTCCCTATTGCGACCGTATCATAGCCTGCATTGTTCAAGAGTTCGGAAAGGCCGGAATATTATAGGGAAGATGTTTTTCATCATTGAAATAGTTATGGTCAAAGCCATGGAACCGGCTGGGAAGACCGGTCAGAATACCATGCCTTGCGGGGATGCATGCAGGATTTGGGGAATATGCATTGGAAAATAATTTTCCGTCAGCTGCCAAGGCATCCAGATGCGGCGTCTTGAGCTGAGGATAGCCATAGTAGCCCAAGGTATCTTTTCTTTGTTGGTCGGTAGTAATGAATAGTATGTTCGGTGTTTTCATCTATGTGAGGTGTCCTTGTTCCTTATGGTTTGTTTTATTGGATTTCCGTTGTCGGCTGGGATGGAACTTACGTCGTTTCCATAGGCAATGGGCTTCGCAAGCAGATTTTGCTAGATTGTTTTATGACTATTGATCATATTTATATGTTCATCTTTGTCATTGATGTGATCAAATAGGAAAACCGGCTTTTTTTTATTGATGACCAGTTTCCATCTGCCATTGAAAATCATCTGGTCTTCTTTGTACTGGCTGACGATTGATTCTCTTTTTCTGTTTGAAAGAAGGCTTGTCCCTTCCATTGGAAAATCTGGTTCAATATCTTGGCTGTCTAGGATAGTCGGTCCTAGATCGATAAGTGAAACCAAATCTTGGCAGACAGCACCTTTTCTGTCATCCAATCCTTTGATGACCAATGGTACTTTGACGGCAGGATCTGTGAAATTTTTCTTGTAAAGTCTGCCGTAATCACCGTTCATTTCACCATGATCGGAAGTAAAGACAATGAGGGTATCATCATAGAGTTTCCTGTCTTTCAAAAGCTGGAATATCTGTCTGATCTTTGTATCTATCATTCGGACTTTGCCTGCATAGTTTTTCCTTAGTGCAATTGCTTCTTCCTGCATGATATCAGGATATGGTTTTTGATCATCCCATGAACAAGGTTTTCTGGAAGGCTCGTCCTGAAGTTTCGGACGGGGAGCCGGAAAGAAATCATTATCGAATGGTTCGC from Spirochaetia bacterium harbors:
- a CDS encoding sulfatase-like hydrolase/transferase, with translation MKTPNILFITTDQQRKDTLGYYGYPQLKTPHLDALAADGKLFSNAYSPNPACIPARHGILTGLPSRFHGFDHNYFNDEKHLPYNIPAFPNS
- a CDS encoding sulfatase-like hydrolase/transferase, with protein sequence MNNAGYDTVAIGKMHFAPVRCSHGFNRMYLMEEYPKYREDDEYLQYLAANGYGNIASVHGVRNYLYMRPQQSLLPDELHGSSFVADKTIALLEERDGSRPFMYWTSFIAPHPPFNVPADWAHLYDDIELPAPLASKTPLCAIAEGNKAIAEFSSREEFRRAVRLYHCSVAFVDYQIGKIIDKLKEKDLYDNTLVIFTSDHGEMLGDYGTFQKFLPYDQACRIPFICKPPKENELQVSDNAFIDLYDILPTFLDITQVSYPAEIKLPGESLFSSEEKRDRNKEIIEYNQGNKRWLSITDGKFKFNYFFGDGQMELFDLTQAGNEAENLLCDQKDTYTEISRPYYEELKN
- a CDS encoding sulfatase-like hydrolase/transferase encodes the protein MEYLEAVDVGKPFFCAVSFVGPHDPWDSPRKYSEPFDNDFFPAPRPKLQDEPSRKPCSWDDQKPYPDIMQEEAIALRKNYAGKVRMIDTKIRQIFQLLKDRKLYDDTLIVFTSDHGEMNGDYGRLYKKNFTDPAVKVPLVIKGLDDRKGAVCQDLVSLIDLGPTILDSQDIEPDFPMEGTSLLSNRKRESIVSQYKEDQMIFNGRWKLVINKKKPVFLFDHINDKDEHINMINSHKTI